Proteins encoded within one genomic window of Hemitrygon akajei chromosome 13, sHemAka1.3, whole genome shotgun sequence:
- the stoml2 gene encoding stomatin-like protein 2, mitochondrial, which yields MLRSLIRGRTLFQHSRRELPQAWLAAAPHRWASSLPMNTVVLFVPQQEAWVVERMGRFHRILDPGLNFLIPVIDRIRYVQSLKEIVIDIPEQSAVSLDNVTLQIDGVLYLRIMDAYKASYGVEDPEYAVTQLAQTTMRSELGKLSLDSVFREREVLNMNMVTQINQAADTWGIRCLRYEIKDIHVPPKVKEAMQMQVEAERKKRATVLESEGAREAEINVAEGKKQSRILASEAAKAEKINQAAGEANAVLVKAKAKAESIQMLSEALGQQYGDQAASLSVAEQYVSAFSNLAKQTNTILLPTNTGDITSMVSQAMGIYSALNKPETMKEKLTRGAADTDESSLASGN from the exons CATTCTAGAAGAGAACTACCTCAGGCGTGGTTAGCAGCAGCACCGCACCGATGGGCATCAAGCCTACCCATGAACACAGTTGTACTGTTTGTTCCACAACAAGAAGCGTGGGTAGTAGAACGAATGGGTCGTTTTCACAGAATACTTGATCCA GGTTTGAATTTCTTGATTCCAGTCATAGATCGGATAAGATACGTACAGAGCTTAAAAGAGATCGTTATTGATATTCCAGAACAATCTGCTGTCTCATTAG ATAACGTGACTTTACAGATAGATGGTGTACTATATTTACGAATAATGGATGCATACAAG GCAAGTTACGGAGTTGAAGATCCCGAGTATGCAGTTACTCAGTTGGCCCAAACAACCATGAGATCTGAACTTGGGAAGCTTTCACTGGACAGTGTTTTCAGG GAAAGAGAAGTATTGAATATGAATATGGTAACTCAGATAAATCAAGCTGCAGATACGTGGGGAATCCGCTGCTTGAGATATGAGATCAAGGATATCCATGTTCCACCTAAAGTGAAGGAAGCCATGCAGATGCAA GTTGAGGCTGAAAGAAAAAAGCGTGCTACTGTGTTGGAATCTGAAGGGGCCAGAGAGGCTGAAATCAATGTTGCTGAAGGGAAGAAACAATCTCGAATTCTGGCTTCTGAGGCAGCAAAGGCAGAAAAGATCAACCAGGCTGCAG GTGAAGCCAATGCAGTCCTTGTAAAAGCAAAGGCAAAAGCAGAGTCtattcaaatgctttctgaagcCCTGGGTCAGCAG TATGGAGATCAAGCAGCTTCACTGAGTGTAGCGGAGCAGTACGTATCTGCCTTTAGTAACCTGGCCAAGCAAACAAATACAATTTTACTTCCAACAAATACAGGTGATATCACAAGCATGGTGTCACAG GCCATGGGAATTTACAGTGCCCTCAATAAACCAGAGACCATGAAAGAGAAACTGACAAGGGGTGCTGCTGATACTGATGAATCATCACTAGCCAGTGGAAATTGA